A stretch of DNA from Danaus plexippus chromosome 31, MEX_DaPlex, whole genome shotgun sequence:
ACGCTGAACCCTTCACGGAGACTTACCATGctcaatatgaaaaaatacaatctGCTAGAGTCGCCAAAAGAATGTTAGACACAAAGAACTTCTACGGAGGCGTCTTACATGTATGCTACGCTCCGGAATTAGAAAATGTTGATGAAACAAAACAGAAACTCATTCAACGACAAAGAGATGTGATTTTTAGACTCAGAAATCTCCAAAGGGATACTGAAAAACAGTCCGTGGAACAACTGGCTACTAATATGAACACTATGGCTAGTCAAGAAAAAGAATTGCCAAAAAAACTAGATATGGgaaaaataaacgtaattaaGTTAAATGACACCATCGGAACACACAGGAGATGGAAAAGGAGGAAAATAAATCATGCACAGGAAATAAAAACTAGTTCGGAACAGAATACTAAAGAGTCCGATGCCAATGATAGTACTAAGGACTATAGCTGTGAGAACGGGATAAGTTTACAAGCACCCAGTGATATTGAAATAGTAGATTGTACCTCCGTAGACTCGGCCATCGTCACAAATATCAACGAacacttaaattataacaaattcgGAAATGAAGTTATAAGAAAAGTGCCAATGAAGCCCGAgaacaaaatacaattttacataaataaaaagtcgTAGTACaaattcttgttttatttatctacatatgtcacagaaaataaataataattagtatcaacaccttaattttattaattatagcctatttccaaaaaaaaatttttctttctaacCGTTGGAAGACAATTTGCCGCCATTTCAAGTTAGCAAAAtgtcacagattataaatgtttatatataggtaCTACATAGCACATTATACAggttatacaatttttttttattcgtcagGATATTCCTCTTCCTGTGTTTCTTCTTGTTCATCAAATTCGTCTTCAACTCCCACTtcctgttaaaaaaaataatattctgtaaatatttttaaaataaaaccttt
This window harbors:
- the LOC116778556 gene encoding RNA-binding protein 48; its protein translation is MEESMKANLLPHHEQQSLCTTRLPYRQGRKLTAVKVYSITKESNHLLIFGVPSLNLRQETKSLFIKFGKLLKFNITEHNAEPFTETYHAQYEKIQSARVAKRMLDTKNFYGGVLHVCYAPELENVDETKQKLIQRQRDVIFRLRNLQRDTEKQSVEQLATNMNTMASQEKELPKKLDMGKINVIKLNDTIGTHRRWKRRKINHAQEIKTSSEQNTKESDANDSTKDYSCENGISLQAPSDIEIVDCTSVDSAIVTNINEHLNYNKFGNEVIRKVPMKPENKIQFYINKKS